The following proteins come from a genomic window of Methanocella conradii HZ254:
- a CDS encoding 50S ribosomal protein L37e, whose translation MTKGTPSQGKRQKRVHTVCRRCGKVSFNYAKKTCAACGFGRSAKLNKWGWHSHLARQTW comes from the coding sequence ATGACTAAGGGAACGCCATCACAGGGCAAGCGCCAGAAGAGGGTGCACACGGTTTGCAGAAGGTGTGGCAAGGTATCGTTCAACTACGCAAAGAAGACATGCGCCGCCTGTGGCTTCGGCAGGTCAGCCAAGCTTAACAAGTGGGGCTGGCACAGCCACCTGGCAAGACAGACCTGGTAA
- a CDS encoding LSm family protein, producing MSQRPLDVLNDALNSPVIVRLKGGREFRGELQGYDMHMNLVLENAEELKENEESRKLGTIIVRGDTVVYVSP from the coding sequence ATGAGCCAGAGACCATTAGACGTCCTGAATGACGCGCTGAATTCCCCCGTCATCGTAAGGCTAAAGGGAGGCAGGGAGTTCAGAGGCGAGTTACAGGGTTATGATATGCACATGAACCTCGTCCTCGAAAACGCTGAAGAGCTAAAGGAGAACGAGGAGTCCAGAAAGCTCGGCACGATCATAGTGAGGGGAGACACGGTCGTATACGTATCGCCCTGA
- a CDS encoding pyridoxamine 5'-phosphate oxidase family protein, with protein sequence MAGAVRGQGQEVLRLPSMSKLEVEELLKNSRICRLAFNDMPQPYIIPLDYVYMNGKMYFHFAGYGKKISLFEKDPHVSVEVDRYNDDITEYESVTLMGTLAKVTDMGEKMAVSKKLLESIKSRGGEKNVAARHGYERLDLDTLMSESSMVLRLDVADYVALKSPAS encoded by the coding sequence ATGGCAGGTGCAGTTCGTGGCCAGGGGCAGGAAGTGTTAAGGCTGCCCTCCATGTCAAAACTGGAAGTCGAGGAGCTTTTGAAAAATTCGAGGATATGCCGGCTGGCGTTCAATGACATGCCCCAGCCATACATTATACCGCTCGACTATGTCTATATGAATGGCAAGATGTATTTCCACTTCGCTGGCTACGGTAAAAAGATAAGCCTGTTCGAGAAGGACCCGCACGTCAGCGTGGAGGTGGACAGATACAACGATGACATAACGGAGTATGAAAGCGTCACTCTCATGGGCACGCTGGCAAAGGTGACCGACATGGGGGAGAAGATGGCTGTCTCAAAAAAGCTGCTGGAATCCATAAAGTCCAGGGGCGGGGAGAAGAACGTCGCCGCCAGGCACGGCTATGAGCGGCTGGACCTGGATACCCTCATGTCGGAGAGCTCGATGGTGCTCAGGCTCGACGTCGCTGATTACGTCGCGCTGAAGTCGCCAGCCTCCTGA
- a CDS encoding cytochrome c biogenesis CcdA family protein, which yields MTFAMALLAGAVSVASPCVLPLLPGVMAYSAEKGRLTPLAIVLGLAASFTAMGVLSSALGSLLMDYIDYIKLISGVLIIVMGLYILSRTVEGALLGLWERLPISRIATPCMDSDGLPGGLLLGLSLGILWMPCVGPILASILMIAAQQGAVLYGASLLLAYSLGLAIPMLMAAYSSSVVSARLREASKYSAGIRKAAGIILLLVGAYYLSALGFLPSII from the coding sequence GTGACCTTTGCTATGGCATTGCTGGCCGGCGCGGTGAGCGTCGCATCCCCATGCGTGCTGCCGCTTCTACCAGGAGTTATGGCGTACTCGGCCGAGAAGGGCAGGCTTACGCCGCTTGCCATCGTTTTAGGCCTCGCCGCATCGTTTACAGCTATGGGCGTATTATCCTCCGCACTTGGGTCCCTTTTAATGGATTATATTGATTACATTAAGCTGATTTCTGGCGTGCTCATCATAGTCATGGGCCTTTATATCCTTTCCAGGACCGTCGAGGGCGCATTGCTGGGCCTGTGGGAACGTCTCCCCATTTCGAGGATTGCGACGCCGTGCATGGACAGCGACGGCTTGCCAGGAGGCTTGCTGCTGGGGCTGAGCCTCGGCATCCTGTGGATGCCCTGCGTCGGCCCTATTCTGGCCTCCATACTCATGATAGCGGCACAACAGGGCGCGGTCCTGTACGGCGCTTCGCTGCTTCTGGCCTACTCGCTCGGCCTGGCCATACCCATGCTCATGGCCGCATACTCGTCCAGCGTCGTGTCTGCCAGGCTTCGCGAGGCCTCTAAATACTCGGCAGGCATCCGTAAGGCCGCCGGCATAATCCTTCTTCTCGTGGGAGCGTACTATCTATCCGCCCTGGGCTTCCTGCCCTCCATCATTTAG
- a CDS encoding DEAD/DEAH box helicase, giving the protein MSGALPVEGTIDERFRGMFPYEKFNRMQSIAVPAILRTDGNVVVSAPTASGKTVLAEAAMVKELGRPDRGKVLFIAPLRALTNEKEAGWKQVLSRIDFKVYVVTGERDLYPSEARAADVIITTPEKWDSATRKYMQDRYDFVRNVTLIVVDEVHLLDSDGRGGTLEAVISRMRRIKAQHGGRLRIVALSATMPNIVDVARWIGAPPECVLEFDGSYRPVELETEVLPYRPKPNEFLNKYVRLYRAFDVIKGELAEGHQALIFVSTRQDTHQAAEKLCEIVRKYCPYTLGPSEAIRLQEMKNRVENSRLKGCLPYGIAFHHAGLSAEDKALIEGGFRAGVIRILVSTSTLAWGVNLPARVVVVRDVEMYDPIQGNKDISPIDLLQMLGRAGRPGYDTKGKGYVIVPDERAAEYKALLKDGKAIESMLEHGLAEHLNAEIAVGMVKSVRDAAEWLKTTFYYVRSQSMGQPPDVDALAAEKVRHLVSNGFVREDSGVLSATPLGALTSDFYLKLETALLFKKHAMKGALTTDDVLDVVAMASEFSDVVARPGEASSLKAYGPYEPGGMAKVRAILAGLIGRSLPDELKSDAWAIKQNASRLLSAFSRFCEEYSGEALSKKVRMVSLQIDKGIPEEAVELASIEGVGERSLEALMKGGIRSLRDAADRRPEDLMKMGIRGPVAISIVDAARKLPRAEVDFSEVPELVAPGSLSAAVAIRNVGAGGRLAVVIKADDETMVSERLYLGGGSVRSIPFQLDIKSNTTLYVAVDYPDTMLPADEWKKALKVKQAEPEKKADVEEVKELMPGNYLVIAGEAGVEYAGRARDAYEGNVVVLIKPDSSVVVHTDRGVKPRNYMGRAHIIQIKDESGVRIKAESRGEVLSISFKSVEVYQPHFSQKPDMGAAFRLPISEGDRALEKALREARNAMAREMRVPPYTIFPDKTIYDLIAKRPKTKEELPGVYGIGQAKAEKYGDFILKTLNDGGQEAQGG; this is encoded by the coding sequence GTGAGCGGGGCGCTGCCCGTCGAGGGCACCATAGATGAGCGGTTTCGGGGGATGTTCCCCTATGAGAAGTTCAACCGGATGCAGTCTATAGCCGTGCCGGCCATCCTTCGGACGGACGGGAACGTCGTCGTCTCGGCTCCGACGGCCAGCGGCAAGACGGTCCTCGCTGAGGCGGCCATGGTGAAGGAGCTTGGCAGGCCTGACAGGGGCAAGGTCCTCTTCATAGCGCCACTCAGGGCATTGACCAATGAAAAGGAGGCAGGCTGGAAGCAGGTGCTCTCAAGGATAGACTTTAAAGTGTACGTCGTGACCGGCGAGAGGGACCTTTACCCGTCAGAGGCCAGGGCGGCGGACGTCATCATAACCACCCCCGAGAAGTGGGACTCGGCCACCAGGAAGTACATGCAGGACAGGTATGACTTCGTCCGTAATGTGACACTTATCGTGGTAGATGAGGTACACCTGCTCGACTCCGATGGCAGGGGAGGGACGCTTGAGGCCGTCATAAGCCGCATGAGGCGAATCAAGGCGCAGCATGGCGGCAGGCTGAGGATAGTGGCCCTGAGCGCCACGATGCCCAACATCGTCGACGTGGCGAGGTGGATAGGCGCCCCGCCAGAATGCGTCCTCGAGTTCGACGGCTCATACAGGCCCGTCGAGCTTGAGACCGAAGTATTGCCCTACCGCCCTAAGCCGAACGAGTTTTTAAATAAGTATGTGAGGCTCTACAGGGCGTTCGACGTGATAAAGGGCGAGCTTGCGGAGGGGCACCAGGCGCTGATATTCGTATCCACGAGGCAGGACACCCATCAGGCCGCGGAGAAGCTATGCGAAATCGTGAGGAAGTACTGCCCCTACACGCTAGGGCCATCGGAGGCGATAAGGCTCCAGGAAATGAAAAACCGGGTGGAGAACTCGAGGCTAAAGGGCTGCCTGCCATACGGGATAGCGTTCCATCACGCCGGCCTGTCTGCCGAGGACAAGGCCCTCATAGAGGGCGGCTTCAGGGCGGGGGTGATACGCATACTGGTGTCAACCTCCACGCTGGCATGGGGCGTCAACCTGCCCGCCCGCGTGGTCGTAGTCAGGGACGTGGAGATGTACGACCCCATCCAGGGAAACAAGGATATAAGCCCAATAGACCTGCTACAGATGCTCGGAAGGGCCGGCAGGCCCGGCTATGACACCAAGGGTAAAGGCTACGTCATCGTGCCGGATGAAAGGGCGGCCGAGTATAAGGCACTGCTGAAGGATGGAAAGGCCATAGAGTCAATGCTGGAGCATGGCCTGGCAGAGCACCTGAACGCCGAGATCGCCGTCGGCATGGTGAAGAGCGTGCGCGACGCCGCGGAGTGGCTGAAGACGACGTTTTATTACGTCAGGTCTCAGAGCATGGGGCAGCCGCCAGACGTCGATGCGCTTGCCGCCGAAAAAGTGAGGCATCTCGTGTCAAACGGGTTCGTCAGGGAGGACTCGGGCGTGCTATCGGCGACGCCGCTTGGGGCCTTGACCTCGGACTTTTACCTCAAGCTGGAGACGGCTCTTCTCTTTAAAAAGCATGCCATGAAGGGCGCGTTGACCACTGATGACGTTCTGGACGTGGTTGCCATGGCCTCTGAGTTCAGCGATGTGGTGGCGAGGCCTGGCGAGGCGTCATCGTTGAAAGCATACGGCCCCTACGAGCCCGGCGGCATGGCCAAGGTAAGGGCCATCCTGGCCGGCCTCATCGGCCGCAGCCTGCCCGACGAGCTTAAGTCAGACGCCTGGGCCATCAAGCAGAACGCCTCGCGCCTGCTGAGCGCCTTCTCGCGATTCTGCGAGGAGTACTCGGGCGAGGCGCTCTCGAAAAAGGTCAGGATGGTGTCGCTCCAGATTGATAAGGGCATACCTGAAGAGGCGGTCGAGCTGGCGTCAATCGAGGGCGTTGGCGAGAGGAGCCTTGAGGCGCTTATGAAGGGTGGCATAAGGTCGCTGAGGGATGCAGCGGACAGGAGGCCTGAGGACCTCATGAAGATGGGCATCCGTGGGCCTGTGGCGATTAGCATCGTTGATGCGGCCCGAAAGCTGCCGAGGGCTGAAGTCGACTTCTCCGAGGTTCCGGAGCTCGTGGCGCCAGGCAGCCTGAGCGCTGCTGTAGCGATTCGTAACGTGGGGGCGGGGGGCAGGCTTGCAGTCGTGATAAAAGCAGACGACGAAACCATGGTGAGCGAGCGGCTCTACCTTGGAGGAGGCAGCGTGCGTAGCATTCCTTTCCAGCTTGACATAAAGTCGAATACTACTTTGTACGTAGCTGTCGATTACCCGGACACGATGCTGCCGGCGGATGAGTGGAAAAAGGCCTTAAAGGTAAAACAGGCCGAGCCTGAAAAGAAGGCTGATGTAGAGGAGGTAAAGGAGTTGATGCCAGGGAACTATTTGGTCATCGCCGGAGAGGCGGGGGTAGAGTACGCCGGAAGGGCCAGGGATGCCTACGAGGGCAACGTCGTGGTGCTAATAAAGCCGGACTCTTCGGTCGTAGTGCATACGGATAGGGGTGTCAAGCCCCGTAACTACATGGGGAGGGCTCATATAATCCAGATAAAGGATGAGAGCGGTGTGAGGATTAAGGCTGAGAGCCGCGGGGAGGTCCTATCTATATCCTTTAAGAGCGTGGAGGTGTATCAGCCGCATTTCTCGCAAAAGCCGGATATGGGGGCTGCTTTTAGGCTTCCTATTTCTGAGGGCGATAGGGCGCTGGAAAAGGCGCTAAGGGAGGCGAGGAACGCCATGGCGAGGGAGATGCGGGTGCCGCCGTACACAATCTTCCCGGACAAGACCATCTATGACCTCATCGCGAAGAGGCCGAAGACTAAGGAGGAGCTGCCGGGCGTCTACGGGATCGGTCAGGCAAAGGCGGAGAAGTATGGCGATTTTATATTAAAGACGCTAAATGATGGAGGGCAGGAAGCCCAGGGCGGATAG
- a CDS encoding metallophosphoesterase has protein sequence MKVEYYENAAYFNEIGVCACADVHIGIEDSLVAEGFSMPLDEEGELLSRFRAVIKRFEPKIMILNGDVLHEFGRLRRNAKKALGRIMMELHASVDEVILIEGSHDRMMGVALEGEGVRADSFYFKDGALFTHGDTIPGRAKDDDVRLIVIGHDHPMLDVEMKKEPCFLYGEKAWRGKDVLVLPAFNPLCAGTSINRLDSHDFLSPFIREGDIGAYRPIIVVEGEALEFPPLKDFRDALDVL, from the coding sequence ATGAAAGTCGAGTACTATGAGAACGCTGCATATTTTAATGAGATAGGAGTCTGTGCGTGCGCTGACGTGCATATTGGCATCGAGGATTCCCTTGTGGCAGAAGGGTTTTCTATGCCCCTCGACGAGGAGGGCGAGTTGCTGAGCCGATTTAGGGCGGTCATAAAAAGGTTTGAGCCGAAAATTATGATATTAAACGGCGACGTGCTGCACGAGTTCGGCCGCCTGCGGAGAAACGCGAAGAAGGCGCTCGGGCGCATCATGATGGAGCTACACGCATCCGTTGATGAGGTGATACTTATCGAGGGCTCGCATGACAGGATGATGGGCGTGGCGCTCGAAGGCGAGGGCGTCAGGGCGGATAGCTTCTATTTTAAGGACGGGGCGCTCTTCACGCATGGCGACACCATCCCGGGAAGGGCTAAGGACGACGACGTGAGGCTCATCGTAATAGGCCACGACCACCCCATGCTAGATGTGGAGATGAAAAAAGAGCCCTGCTTCCTCTATGGCGAGAAGGCCTGGCGCGGCAAGGACGTGCTGGTGTTACCCGCATTTAACCCGCTATGCGCCGGCACCTCCATCAACCGCCTGGACTCCCATGACTTCCTCTCGCCGTTCATACGTGAGGGCGACATCGGCGCCTATCGCCCCATAATAGTCGTGGAAGGAGAAGCCCTGGAGTTCCCGCCCCTTAAAGATTTCAGGGATGCCCTGGACGTACTCTAG
- the purF gene encoding amidophosphoribosyltransferase, with protein MRDKCGVVGVRFDAEKNRDAAALYIYYALQALQHRGQESAGIAVTNGSCLLSDKGMGLVSDYFSRERLQKLAGYAGIGHVRYSTTGGSRPENSQPYTVTYKGGTIAIAHNGNLVNYRELKKELEAEGRVFNSDSDTEVIAQMLARELIRNDIVEAVKEAMKRLVGSYSLVILIGDKVIGVRDPLGFKPLCIGRVDGGYVLASESAAIDTLNGELVRDVAPGEMVVLGDKIESYRLFRCKNHAHCMFEYVYFARPDSIIDGRLVYKVRHKIGETLARECPTEADIVSPVPDSGITSAIGYSNGSSIPYAEALIKNRYVNRTFIMPVQELRETAVRLKLNTVRSNIEGKRVILIDDSIVRGTTSRRIVDLLRRGGAREIHVRIGSPPIISPCYLGIDMATREELIAAHKSVKGVEFLIGATSLYYISLDGLVDAIGMPKEDLCMGCLTGVYPIEIPGEKCEDKQMKLNHFVSE; from the coding sequence ATGAGAGACAAGTGCGGCGTCGTCGGCGTGAGGTTCGATGCGGAGAAGAACAGGGATGCCGCCGCGCTATACATTTATTACGCCCTTCAGGCGCTCCAGCACCGCGGCCAGGAGTCGGCTGGCATAGCTGTCACAAACGGGAGCTGCCTGCTATCCGATAAGGGCATGGGCCTGGTCAGCGACTATTTTTCACGGGAACGGCTACAAAAGCTAGCAGGGTATGCGGGCATAGGGCACGTCCGGTATTCCACCACTGGCGGCTCACGCCCTGAGAACAGCCAGCCCTACACGGTCACGTATAAGGGCGGAACGATCGCCATCGCTCATAACGGAAACCTGGTGAATTATAGGGAGCTTAAGAAGGAGCTGGAGGCAGAGGGGAGGGTCTTTAACTCAGACTCGGACACCGAGGTCATAGCTCAGATGCTGGCAAGGGAGCTCATACGTAACGACATCGTGGAAGCTGTCAAAGAGGCCATGAAGCGGCTTGTCGGCTCCTATTCGCTGGTAATATTGATCGGCGATAAGGTCATCGGGGTGCGCGACCCTCTCGGGTTCAAGCCCCTCTGCATAGGACGGGTGGATGGCGGTTACGTCCTGGCCTCGGAGAGCGCGGCCATCGACACGCTTAACGGCGAGCTCGTGAGGGACGTAGCGCCTGGCGAGATGGTCGTCCTCGGGGATAAGATTGAGAGCTACAGGCTTTTTAGGTGCAAGAATCATGCCCACTGTATGTTCGAGTACGTCTACTTTGCCAGGCCGGACTCCATCATAGATGGAAGGCTCGTCTACAAGGTCAGGCACAAGATTGGCGAAACGCTGGCCAGGGAGTGCCCAACGGAAGCGGACATCGTCTCCCCCGTGCCAGACTCGGGCATCACATCGGCCATCGGCTACTCGAACGGCTCGAGCATCCCGTACGCTGAGGCGCTCATCAAGAACCGTTACGTCAACAGGACGTTCATCATGCCCGTGCAGGAGCTGCGCGAGACGGCCGTGCGGCTGAAGCTGAACACGGTAAGGTCTAACATAGAGGGCAAGCGTGTTATTTTAATCGATGATAGCATTGTGAGGGGCACTACCTCCCGAAGGATAGTCGACCTGCTGCGGAGGGGCGGCGCAAGGGAGATACACGTCCGCATCGGCAGCCCGCCCATCATTTCGCCGTGCTACCTGGGCATCGACATGGCCACGCGGGAAGAGCTTATAGCGGCTCATAAGAGCGTTAAGGGCGTCGAGTTTTTAATAGGCGCCACATCGCTATACTACATTTCGCTGGATGGCCTGGTTGACGCAATAGGCATGCCGAAGGAAGACCTGTGTATGGGCTGCCTCACCGGAGTATACCCGATAGAGATACCGGGCGAAAAGTGTGAGGATAAGCAGATGAAGCTTAACCACTTCGTCTCCGAATGA
- a CDS encoding DUF504 domain-containing protein, whose product MTSPRDILNRLKWKEGENISEAVVYYVHRGAPGDSKAVSGADIAKLEGFCFELNTGTCIPYHRIYKITYRGTTIFERHKK is encoded by the coding sequence ATGACAAGCCCGCGAGACATCCTTAACCGCCTCAAATGGAAAGAGGGCGAAAACATCAGCGAAGCGGTAGTCTATTATGTACACAGGGGGGCGCCAGGGGACTCGAAGGCCGTATCCGGGGCGGATATAGCAAAGCTGGAAGGCTTCTGCTTCGAGCTGAACACGGGCACGTGCATACCATACCACAGGATATACAAAATCACATACAGGGGAACAACGATTTTCGAAAGGCACAAAAAGTGA
- a CDS encoding ATP-dependent helicase: MIAKRKNKAEHSRPPSISYATLRYTDEEILGLFRPSVRKWWVDTFGPQRQVNKGYFTPPQRLAIPLIHEGKNVLICSPTGSGKTLSAFTAIINELFLLANSEEGLENSVYCIYISPLKSLANDIHKNLEEPLTTISKYYGEEALIRHAIRHGDTASEERSSMLRKAPHILNTTPETLAILLNTPKFSEKLRTVRWVIVDEIHSMADTKRGVFLSLCLERLEEIVKAPFVRIGCSATVEPLDKIAQFLGGNVDGVDREVTIVDTRFVRDYELKLLCPVPDLINTPPQEVNRRLYEMIHELVQEHNNTLIFTNTRSGAERILYHLRKAYPEFYNEENSGCHHGSLGKDGRLGIEDMLKSGKAKVVTTSTSLELGIDMPYLDMVIQVGSPKSVSALLQRIGRAGHRLGQTVKGRVIALDRDELIECAVMLKKAQEGFIDAVHIPENCLDVLAQHVYGMAINEPIDVEKAEKIVRRSYCYRSLSDEGFMSVIRYLAGGLPGMEEKGIYGKIWYDEETHKIGRRGKLARMIYYTNIGVIPDEFKCDVITRGDHVWVGSLDEQYLEKLQKGDVFVLGGKFYEFLYRRGSKVYVDPSTSRPTVPSWYSERLPLSFDLALHVLDFKEQMAKRTGDRSTYRWLLESYPIDENSAASIYQLFDEQAKYAKAESISTRKRLVIEEHLDREHYRRYYYFHSLYGRPFNDGLSRIMAYIVSREKTSNVALSVSDHGFFLSVPLSKKLDIVSYLKSLDETLAKELLRYSLEESQLLKRMFRINATRSLMILRNYKGHQKSARRQQVSADMLLSYAHRLEGFAVLEEAYREIIEDKLEIGHIQEVVRGIKRGEIDIKLISVESPSPLAFGIATLSASDVVLAEDKASLLKEFHKRVMEKIGKGK, translated from the coding sequence ATGATAGCAAAAAGGAAAAATAAGGCTGAACATTCGAGGCCGCCATCCATAAGCTATGCGACGTTAAGGTATACTGATGAGGAGATACTGGGGCTCTTCAGGCCTTCGGTGCGCAAGTGGTGGGTGGATACTTTTGGGCCTCAACGACAGGTTAACAAGGGCTACTTCACCCCGCCCCAGCGATTGGCAATTCCCCTTATACACGAAGGCAAGAACGTCCTGATATGCAGCCCGACGGGCTCGGGCAAGACGCTCTCGGCCTTCACGGCCATCATCAACGAGCTATTTTTACTGGCCAATTCCGAGGAAGGGCTGGAGAACAGCGTCTATTGCATCTATATATCCCCATTAAAGTCGCTGGCCAACGACATCCACAAGAACCTTGAGGAGCCCCTCACGACTATAAGCAAGTACTATGGCGAGGAGGCCCTGATAAGGCACGCAATCAGGCACGGGGACACGGCATCGGAAGAGCGCTCCTCAATGCTAAGGAAAGCGCCTCACATCCTTAACACGACGCCAGAAACCCTCGCCATCCTTTTAAATACCCCGAAGTTCTCGGAAAAGCTGCGTACGGTACGCTGGGTCATAGTGGACGAGATACACTCTATGGCCGACACGAAGAGGGGCGTATTTTTATCATTATGCCTGGAAAGGCTCGAAGAGATTGTGAAGGCCCCGTTCGTGCGCATAGGATGCAGCGCAACGGTGGAGCCGCTGGACAAGATAGCGCAGTTCCTGGGTGGCAACGTGGACGGCGTCGACCGTGAGGTCACCATCGTGGACACCCGCTTCGTCCGTGACTACGAGCTAAAGCTGCTATGCCCCGTCCCCGACCTCATAAACACCCCTCCCCAGGAGGTCAACCGCAGGCTCTACGAGATGATCCACGAGCTTGTGCAGGAGCACAACAATACGCTCATATTTACTAACACTAGGAGCGGCGCTGAGCGTATCTTATATCACCTGCGTAAGGCTTACCCGGAGTTTTATAATGAGGAGAACTCCGGCTGCCACCACGGCTCCCTGGGGAAGGATGGCCGCCTGGGCATCGAGGACATGCTTAAGTCGGGGAAGGCGAAAGTCGTCACCACTTCGACGTCGCTCGAGCTTGGAATCGACATGCCATACCTGGACATGGTCATTCAGGTCGGGTCGCCCAAGTCGGTCTCAGCGCTGCTACAGCGGATAGGCAGGGCCGGGCACAGGCTTGGCCAAACCGTCAAGGGCCGCGTGATAGCGCTGGACAGGGACGAGCTAATAGAGTGTGCGGTCATGCTCAAGAAGGCGCAGGAGGGGTTCATAGACGCCGTGCACATCCCCGAGAACTGCCTCGACGTGCTGGCGCAGCACGTCTATGGCATGGCCATCAACGAGCCCATAGACGTGGAGAAGGCCGAAAAAATCGTCCGCCGCTCGTACTGCTATCGCAGCTTAAGCGATGAGGGCTTCATGAGCGTCATAAGGTACCTGGCCGGCGGCCTCCCCGGCATGGAGGAGAAGGGCATCTATGGCAAGATATGGTATGACGAGGAGACGCACAAGATAGGGAGGCGGGGGAAGCTCGCCAGGATGATATACTACACCAATATCGGCGTAATCCCCGACGAGTTCAAGTGTGACGTCATCACCAGAGGCGACCACGTTTGGGTGGGAAGCCTCGACGAGCAGTACCTTGAGAAGCTTCAGAAGGGCGACGTCTTCGTGCTCGGCGGCAAGTTCTACGAGTTTCTATACAGGAGGGGCAGCAAGGTCTATGTAGACCCCTCGACTAGCCGCCCCACCGTGCCCTCCTGGTACTCGGAGAGGCTACCCCTCTCATTCGACCTGGCGCTCCACGTCTTAGACTTTAAGGAGCAGATGGCGAAGCGCACAGGCGATCGCAGCACATACAGGTGGCTCCTGGAGAGCTATCCCATCGACGAGAACTCTGCCGCCAGCATCTACCAGCTTTTCGACGAGCAGGCGAAGTATGCGAAGGCGGAGTCGATCTCTACAAGGAAGCGGCTCGTCATCGAGGAGCACCTCGACAGGGAGCACTATCGCCGATACTATTACTTCCACTCGCTGTATGGCAGGCCCTTTAACGATGGCCTGAGCAGGATAATGGCGTACATCGTCTCCAGGGAGAAGACGAGCAACGTGGCATTATCGGTGAGCGACCACGGGTTCTTCCTTTCCGTCCCCCTCTCAAAGAAGCTGGACATCGTATCATACCTAAAATCGCTCGACGAGACCCTGGCAAAGGAGCTTCTGCGCTACTCCCTGGAGGAGAGCCAGCTCCTGAAAAGGATGTTCCGCATCAACGCCACCCGCTCCCTCATGATACTAAGAAACTATAAGGGCCACCAGAAGAGCGCGAGGCGGCAGCAGGTCTCGGCGGACATGCTGCTCTCCTACGCCCACAGGCTGGAGGGCTTCGCCGTCCTCGAGGAGGCCTACAGGGAGATAATCGAGGACAAGCTGGAAATCGGCCACATACAGGAGGTGGTGCGGGGCATTAAGAGAGGAGAGATAGATATTAAGCTTATAAGCGTCGAGTCGCCGAGCCCGCTCGCCTTTGGCATCGCCACGCTTTCCGCCTCAGACGTCGTCCTCGCAGAGGATAAGGCCTCGCTCCTAAAGGAATTCCATAAGAGGGTCATGGAAAAGATAGGGAAGGGCAAATGA
- a CDS encoding thioredoxin family protein, with product MIAKRLIVWAVLALMACVFMAGLAQQQAIQQAKVTMADIDNALTKGPVFIEFETAECGYCRQQRPITQQLEAEYAGKATFFYVDAVENRGLAKAFMVTGVPQMDVIAKKADGKYTYIDRNGAPSDSISASRFMGLTQKDALKKALDAAIQARK from the coding sequence ATGATTGCGAAGAGACTTATCGTATGGGCCGTGTTGGCCTTGATGGCATGCGTCTTTATGGCGGGCCTGGCGCAACAGCAGGCCATCCAGCAGGCGAAAGTGACGATGGCAGACATCGACAACGCACTGACAAAGGGGCCGGTCTTCATCGAGTTCGAGACCGCGGAGTGCGGCTATTGCAGGCAGCAGCGCCCGATCACGCAGCAGCTCGAAGCCGAGTACGCGGGGAAGGCGACCTTTTTCTACGTCGACGCCGTGGAGAACAGAGGCCTGGCCAAAGCATTTATGGTGACCGGCGTCCCCCAGATGGACGTCATCGCTAAGAAGGCGGACGGCAAATACACGTATATCGACAGGAATGGCGCCCCATCGGACAGCATAAGCGCGTCCAGGTTCATGGGGCTTACGCAAAAAGATGCCCTGAAGAAGGCGCTTGACGCAGCCATCCAGGCCAGAAAATAG